In Phyllobacterium zundukense, one DNA window encodes the following:
- a CDS encoding GMC family oxidoreductase: MSTYDYIVVGAGTAGCTLANRLSENRDVSVLLLEAGGKDNYHWIHIPVGYLYCISNPRTDWCFTTEPEPGLNGRALSYPRGKVLGGCSSINGMIYMRGQARDYDLWRQDGCTGWGWDDVLPYFRKSEDYYLGADDFHGSGGEWRVEEARLHWDILDAFRDAAEAAGIPRTDDFNRGDNEGSSYFKVNQKRGIRWNTAKAFLRPALGRPNLKVETGAHVQKLILQDLAVKGVEFEQAGTTRSVQCRREVVLAAGSIGSPHILEFSGIGRGDVLQSAGIETVLERRGVGENLQDHLQLRCAYKVTGIPTLNEKANRLLGKAAIALQYLISRSGPMSMAPSQLGVFTRSDPSFETANLQYHVQPLSLEKFGENVHPFPAFTASVCNLRPESRGSVHVKSPDYNSHPAIQPNYLTTESDRRVAADSIRITRNIVAQQPLQRFKPEEFKPGPHYQNEDELVEAAGAVGTTIFHPVGTCRMGSDPDSVVDPQLRVRGIRGLRVADASIMPSITSGNTNSPTIMIAEKAAEMIARGS, from the coding sequence ATGTCAACCTATGACTACATCGTCGTCGGCGCCGGCACCGCTGGCTGCACGCTCGCCAACCGTCTCTCTGAAAACAGGGACGTTTCGGTGCTGCTGCTTGAGGCTGGCGGCAAGGACAACTATCACTGGATCCATATTCCTGTCGGCTACCTGTATTGCATCTCGAATCCGCGTACGGACTGGTGCTTCACAACCGAACCAGAACCGGGGTTGAATGGTCGCGCCCTCAGCTACCCGCGTGGCAAGGTGTTGGGCGGCTGCTCTTCGATCAACGGCATGATCTATATGCGCGGCCAAGCGCGCGACTATGACCTGTGGCGACAGGACGGATGTACCGGCTGGGGCTGGGATGATGTCCTCCCCTACTTCAGGAAGTCGGAAGATTACTATCTCGGCGCCGACGATTTTCATGGTTCTGGCGGCGAATGGCGCGTGGAGGAGGCGCGGCTGCATTGGGATATTCTCGATGCCTTCCGCGATGCCGCCGAAGCTGCCGGCATCCCTCGCACTGACGATTTCAATCGCGGCGACAATGAAGGCTCCTCCTATTTCAAGGTCAACCAGAAGCGCGGCATCCGCTGGAACACGGCAAAGGCATTTCTGCGACCTGCCCTAGGACGTCCCAATCTCAAGGTTGAAACCGGAGCGCATGTGCAAAAGCTGATCCTGCAGGATTTGGCCGTTAAAGGCGTTGAATTCGAACAGGCCGGTACGACCCGTTCCGTTCAATGCAGGCGCGAGGTCGTTCTGGCCGCCGGTTCAATCGGCTCACCACATATTCTCGAATTTTCGGGCATCGGCCGCGGCGATGTACTGCAGAGTGCAGGTATTGAAACGGTCCTGGAACGGCGCGGCGTCGGCGAGAACCTGCAGGACCATCTGCAGCTGCGTTGTGCTTATAAGGTTACGGGTATTCCGACACTCAATGAGAAGGCCAACCGCCTTCTCGGCAAGGCAGCGATCGCGCTCCAATATCTCATCAGCAGATCCGGACCCATGTCGATGGCGCCGAGCCAGCTTGGTGTCTTCACCCGGTCCGATCCCTCTTTTGAGACAGCCAATCTGCAATATCATGTGCAACCTCTTTCCTTGGAAAAGTTTGGCGAAAACGTCCACCCCTTCCCGGCTTTTACCGCGAGCGTTTGCAATCTGCGTCCTGAAAGCCGGGGGTCCGTACACGTCAAATCGCCGGATTATAACTCGCATCCCGCGATCCAGCCGAATTATCTGACAACAGAGAGCGACCGCCGTGTCGCGGCGGATTCGATCCGCATCACGCGCAACATTGTCGCGCAACAACCGCTACAGCGCTTCAAACCAGAGGAATTCAAGCCGGGCCCGCACTACCAGAACGAGGATGAACTGGTCGAAGCCGCCGGTGCCGTTGGCACGACCATCTTTCACCCCGTCGGGACCTGCCGCATGGGTTCTGACCCGGATTCGGTCGTCGATCCGCAATTGCGCGTGCGTGGCATTCGAGGTCTGCGTGTGGCCGATGCCTCGATCATGCCGTCGATTACCTCGGGAAATACCAACTCACCAACGATCATGATCGCTGAAAAAGCCGCGGAGATGATCGCAAGGGGTTCGTAA
- a CDS encoding energy transducer TonB has protein sequence MHHPTAIRRGFLRPDWREVGLWSVAGLAVIGIHAGAAWYIQNYQPAMPASDIATAVMIDMEPLPAPPAPEPVKEEPPAEAEPIKPDVIEQEAAAPEPIPDVQPEPEPIDPVEELGPDQPEPEVAEEPLPESEVTEPPEEQIEEVVELPKAEVPLPVVRPTPKKPDVPKKQVTEKVVRKPAKKVSTATVQDATPREAKQQPSVSRAASARQSETWRSRVQSYLARRANRARAEGQGTVRIRFVVTNDGAIVAASVVGSSGVPQLDQSVLETIRRASPVPSAPDGVDVSRQSFTVPFQIR, from the coding sequence GTGCATCATCCAACTGCGATCAGAAGAGGTTTCCTGCGTCCAGACTGGCGCGAGGTTGGTCTTTGGTCGGTTGCAGGATTGGCGGTGATCGGTATTCATGCAGGCGCCGCATGGTATATCCAGAACTATCAACCGGCGATGCCAGCAAGCGATATTGCCACCGCAGTGATGATCGACATGGAGCCATTGCCGGCGCCGCCCGCGCCGGAACCGGTGAAGGAAGAGCCCCCGGCCGAAGCTGAGCCAATCAAGCCGGATGTGATCGAACAGGAAGCTGCAGCGCCCGAGCCTATCCCGGACGTGCAGCCCGAACCCGAGCCAATTGATCCGGTGGAAGAACTGGGTCCGGATCAGCCAGAACCTGAGGTGGCGGAAGAGCCCCTACCGGAATCAGAGGTGACCGAGCCGCCCGAAGAACAGATCGAAGAGGTCGTGGAACTGCCAAAGGCAGAAGTGCCGCTTCCGGTGGTTCGTCCAACACCGAAAAAGCCAGATGTCCCGAAGAAGCAGGTTACCGAGAAGGTCGTGCGCAAACCAGCGAAGAAAGTCAGCACAGCGACCGTCCAGGACGCCACGCCGCGGGAAGCAAAACAGCAACCAAGTGTTTCGAGAGCAGCGTCAGCGCGGCAATCGGAGACCTGGCGTTCAAGGGTGCAGTCTTATCTGGCGCGCAGAGCAAACCGCGCGCGTGCGGAAGGGCAGGGTACCGTCAGGATACGCTTTGTGGTTACCAATGATGGCGCGATCGTTGCGGCTAGTGTCGTCGGAAGCTCCGGAGTGCCCCAGTTAGACCAGAGTGTGCTTGAAACCATTCGGCGGGCGTCCCCAGTACCGTCAGCGCCAGATGGTGTTGATGTATCGCGGCAAAGTTTTACCGTGCCGTTTCAGATAAGGTAG
- a CDS encoding ABC transporter ATP-binding protein, whose amino-acid sequence MTASLNDTAFGGGQSSPGASGGQDSRVVLSARGLRRDFGGFVAVNNVDLDVHHARVHALIGPNGAGKTTVFNLLTKFLQPTSGTITLLDHDITRTDPAKVARMGLVRSFQISAVFPHLTVLDNVRVALQRPGGLSTQFWLPMQALDRLNQRAMELIEAVGLQDARNKLAADLSYGRKRVLEIATTLALDPKVLLLDEPMAGMGHEDVHIVSDIIREVAKDRAILMVEHNLKVVADLCDQVTVLQRGEILTSGDYLTVSQDERVRVAYMGTEHE is encoded by the coding sequence ATGACTGCTTCGCTGAACGACACAGCGTTCGGGGGAGGACAATCCTCTCCCGGCGCCTCCGGAGGTCAAGATTCGCGGGTGGTGTTGTCGGCCCGTGGCCTGCGTCGTGATTTTGGCGGTTTCGTTGCCGTCAACAATGTCGATCTTGACGTGCATCACGCCAGGGTGCACGCGCTGATCGGGCCGAATGGTGCGGGCAAAACCACGGTCTTCAACCTTCTCACCAAATTTCTACAGCCAACGAGCGGGACGATCACGCTGCTCGATCATGACATAACCAGAACCGATCCTGCTAAGGTAGCGCGCATGGGTCTGGTCCGTTCATTCCAGATTTCCGCGGTATTTCCGCATCTTACCGTCCTCGACAATGTCCGCGTAGCCCTGCAGCGTCCCGGCGGTCTATCCACCCAGTTCTGGCTGCCTATGCAGGCGCTGGACCGGTTGAACCAACGGGCGATGGAATTGATCGAAGCGGTCGGGCTGCAGGACGCGCGCAATAAACTTGCCGCCGACCTGTCCTATGGCCGTAAGCGCGTACTGGAGATCGCCACTACGCTTGCGCTCGATCCAAAAGTGCTGCTGCTTGATGAGCCGATGGCCGGCATGGGTCACGAAGACGTGCACATCGTTTCCGATATCATCCGCGAGGTCGCAAAGGACCGTGCCATCCTCATGGTGGAGCACAATCTGAAGGTTGTCGCCGATCTCTGTGATCAGGTTACCGTGCTTCAGCGCGGCGAAATTCTTACCTCCGGCGATTACCTGACGGTCAGCCAGGACGAGCGCGTGCGCGTAGCCTATATGGGGACAGAACATGAGTAA
- a CDS encoding branched-chain amino acid ABC transporter permease has translation MYDMTQATVTSAPKQRLLTLETTLILIGIIGLVLAPFYFYPVFLMKVLCFALFACAFNLLLGYTGILSFGHAAFFGGAAYFTAHAVKEWGLPTELGILVGVLGATILGLIIGFFAIRRQGIYSTMITLALAQMFAFFCLQASFTHGEDGIQGVPRGYLLGFIDLNQPLNMYFFVLAVFLLGMFIIWRIINSPFGMILKSVRENEPRAISLGYSVARYKLAAFVMSAALTGLAGGLKAIVFQFATLTDVSWQMSGEVVLMTLLGGIGTLVGPIFGAGLVAALENYLATSEFPVTVITGIIFMVCVLVFRRGIIGELYASRFGKRLESKPDN, from the coding sequence ATGTATGATATGACGCAAGCGACCGTTACATCTGCACCAAAGCAACGCCTTTTAACGCTCGAAACGACGCTGATCCTGATCGGAATCATCGGGCTTGTTCTCGCACCTTTCTATTTTTATCCGGTATTCCTCATGAAGGTGCTTTGTTTCGCACTCTTCGCTTGCGCCTTCAATCTTCTCCTCGGCTACACCGGCATTCTTTCCTTCGGTCACGCCGCCTTCTTTGGCGGCGCTGCGTACTTCACAGCACATGCGGTCAAGGAATGGGGTCTTCCAACCGAACTCGGCATTCTTGTCGGTGTTCTGGGTGCAACGATCCTCGGGTTGATCATCGGCTTCTTCGCCATAAGGCGTCAGGGCATCTATTCGACGATGATCACGCTGGCACTCGCACAGATGTTTGCCTTTTTCTGTCTGCAGGCATCTTTCACCCATGGTGAAGACGGCATTCAGGGGGTCCCGCGCGGTTATCTGCTCGGGTTCATTGATCTCAATCAGCCGTTGAATATGTACTTCTTCGTGCTTGCCGTATTTCTCCTTGGCATGTTCATCATCTGGCGCATCATCAATTCGCCGTTCGGCATGATCCTCAAATCCGTCCGCGAAAACGAACCGCGCGCGATTTCCCTTGGCTATTCGGTTGCGCGTTACAAGCTCGCCGCCTTCGTCATGTCTGCCGCCTTGACCGGTCTCGCAGGTGGTTTGAAAGCGATCGTCTTCCAGTTTGCCACGCTCACAGATGTCAGCTGGCAAATGTCTGGCGAAGTCGTGTTGATGACTTTGCTTGGCGGCATTGGCACGCTGGTTGGACCGATCTTCGGTGCAGGACTTGTGGCCGCTCTGGAAAACTATCTCGCGACCTCGGAGTTTCCGGTCACCGTGATCACCGGCATTATCTTCATGGTGTGCGTGCTTGTGTTCCGGCGTGGCATCATCGGTGAGCTTTATGCTTCGCGCTTCGGCAAAAGACTCGAGAGCAAGCCGGACAACTGA
- a CDS encoding ABC transporter ATP-binding protein, whose product MSKPLLSVRDLHAWYGEGHALHGVNLDIHQGETVTLLGRNGVGKTTTLRSIMGIIRKRTGTITFDGKDMMRVPLHRTAHTGIGFVPEERGIFATLSVDENLNLPPIVAKGGMSIAEIYELFPNLKERRNSPGTKLSGGEQQMLAIARILRTGVKLLLLDEPTEGLAPVIVQRIGEVLVTLKQRGMTILLVEQNFRFASKVADRFYVVDHGKVIDNFHVRELPDRMTMLNEALGV is encoded by the coding sequence ATGAGTAAGCCCCTGCTTTCCGTCCGTGACCTCCATGCCTGGTATGGCGAAGGCCACGCCTTGCACGGCGTCAACCTCGACATCCACCAGGGCGAGACGGTGACCTTGCTCGGTCGCAATGGTGTTGGCAAGACCACAACCCTGCGCTCCATCATGGGCATTATCCGCAAACGCACAGGCACTATCACATTTGACGGCAAAGACATGATGCGCGTGCCGCTGCATCGCACCGCTCATACCGGCATCGGTTTCGTGCCGGAAGAACGCGGCATCTTCGCTACCCTGTCGGTTGATGAAAATCTCAATCTTCCGCCTATCGTGGCCAAGGGCGGCATGTCGATTGCCGAAATTTACGAACTTTTCCCGAACCTCAAGGAGCGGCGCAACAGTCCCGGCACCAAACTTTCCGGCGGTGAACAGCAGATGCTGGCGATTGCCCGGATTCTGCGCACCGGCGTCAAGCTTCTTCTTCTAGACGAACCCACCGAGGGCCTTGCCCCGGTCATCGTTCAGCGCATCGGCGAGGTACTGGTGACGCTGAAGCAACGGGGCATGACCATCCTTCTCGTCGAACAGAATTTCCGGTTTGCCAGCAAAGTTGCCGATCGTTTTTATGTGGTCGACCACGGTAAGGTGATCGACAATTTCCACGTCAGGGAGCTGCCTGATCGCATGACAATGCTCAACGAAGCGTTGGGAGTCTGA
- a CDS encoding branched-chain amino acid ABC transporter permease: MTMIFGVPVQAFLGQLLIGLINGSFYAMLSLGLAIIFGLLRVINFAHGAQYMVGAFVGYLLLAELGIGYWPALILAPLVVGLAGAFIERVALSRLYNLDHLYGLLFTFGLALVLEGTFRYYYGAAGQPYAVPSALAGGYNLGFMFLPKYRAWVVIASLAVCLGTWLLIEKTRLGSYLRAATENPTLVRAFGINVPLLLTFTYGLGAGLAGLAGIMAAPIYQVSPLMGSNMIIVVFAVVVVGGMGSILGAIITGYMLGIFEGLTKVFYPEASSIVIFVIMAIVLLVRPAGLFGKDV; the protein is encoded by the coding sequence ATGACAATGATCTTCGGCGTCCCGGTCCAGGCTTTCCTCGGTCAGCTGCTGATCGGCCTGATCAATGGCTCATTCTATGCCATGCTCAGCCTCGGCCTCGCCATCATCTTCGGGCTGTTGCGCGTCATCAATTTCGCACACGGTGCACAATACATGGTCGGCGCTTTCGTCGGTTACCTTCTTCTGGCGGAGCTCGGCATCGGCTATTGGCCGGCCCTCATCCTGGCGCCCCTGGTTGTGGGCCTTGCCGGTGCTTTCATCGAGCGCGTAGCACTCTCACGGCTCTACAATCTCGACCACCTCTATGGTCTGTTGTTCACTTTTGGTCTGGCACTCGTGCTCGAAGGCACGTTCCGTTATTACTACGGTGCGGCAGGTCAACCCTACGCTGTGCCCTCCGCCTTGGCGGGCGGCTATAATCTTGGCTTCATGTTCCTGCCGAAATACCGCGCCTGGGTTGTCATTGCTTCGCTTGCCGTCTGCCTCGGAACCTGGCTGCTGATCGAAAAGACCCGGCTTGGCTCTTATCTGCGCGCGGCGACCGAGAACCCGACTTTGGTGCGCGCTTTCGGCATCAACGTGCCCTTGTTGTTGACGTTCACCTACGGTCTCGGCGCAGGTCTCGCAGGGCTTGCGGGTATCATGGCGGCGCCGATTTATCAGGTCAGTCCGCTCATGGGATCCAACATGATCATCGTCGTCTTTGCAGTAGTTGTTGTTGGCGGTATGGGATCAATCCTTGGCGCCATCATCACCGGCTATATGCTCGGTATTTTCGAAGGTCTGACCAAAGTGTTCTATCCGGAAGCGTCCAGCATCGTCATCTTCGTTATCATGGCGATCGTCCTGCTTGTCCGACCCGCGGGCCTGTTCGGAAAGGATGTATGA
- a CDS encoding NAD(P)/FAD-dependent oxidoreductase, producing the protein MTEIIETDVLVIGAGIAGVGVAAALGDRHRVVILERETQPGYHSTGRSAAIFLPNYGNDVVRGLNQASAPLFQQRDVGLFPDPLLNPRGSLTVAGEDGVEACEDFVRNSVGVETIDIDRAIAMVPILNRDHINAACYQADAWDIDVNALHQGWLRKATALGVELYTKCEVVGAKRIAGEWQVDTGDRTFRAKTVVNASGAWADVTAGLFGARPLGLTPMRRSIAVLPAPDGQDTRGWPLVDDVNEAWYMKPDGGRMFVSPCDETPVEPHDAFVDDVILAEGLYRFEQAVTIPVTRVESSWAGLRTFAPDRTPVAGFDSKVDGFFWLAGQGGYGIQTSPALSALSAALIGRQDPERAVEPLLAKLSPARFD; encoded by the coding sequence ATGACCGAAATAATCGAAACTGATGTCCTTGTGATTGGCGCGGGTATCGCCGGCGTAGGCGTCGCAGCCGCATTGGGCGACAGACATAGAGTGGTGATTCTCGAACGTGAAACCCAGCCTGGATATCACTCGACGGGACGCTCTGCCGCCATCTTCCTTCCCAATTACGGCAACGATGTTGTTCGTGGATTGAACCAGGCCAGCGCGCCGCTTTTCCAACAGCGCGACGTCGGCCTCTTTCCTGATCCGCTGCTGAACCCGCGGGGTTCGCTGACGGTCGCAGGCGAAGATGGCGTTGAGGCTTGCGAAGACTTTGTCCGCAATAGCGTTGGAGTAGAGACAATTGATATCGATCGTGCGATTGCCATGGTTCCGATTCTTAATCGCGATCATATCAACGCAGCATGCTACCAAGCGGACGCCTGGGACATCGATGTCAATGCTTTGCACCAGGGCTGGCTGCGGAAGGCAACGGCGCTCGGGGTTGAACTTTATACAAAATGCGAAGTTGTTGGCGCTAAGCGTATTGCAGGTGAATGGCAGGTTGATACGGGCGACCGCACGTTCCGGGCCAAAACCGTGGTCAATGCGTCGGGTGCCTGGGCAGATGTCACTGCTGGACTTTTCGGCGCTCGTCCGCTTGGCCTCACGCCGATGCGACGGTCCATTGCAGTCTTGCCAGCTCCGGATGGACAGGACACCAGAGGCTGGCCGCTCGTCGATGACGTCAATGAAGCGTGGTATATGAAGCCGGATGGGGGACGAATGTTCGTTTCACCCTGCGACGAGACACCTGTCGAGCCACATGACGCCTTCGTCGATGACGTGATACTCGCCGAAGGCCTCTATCGTTTCGAACAAGCCGTTACCATACCAGTCACCCGTGTCGAGAGCAGCTGGGCGGGTTTGCGCACGTTTGCCCCCGACCGGACACCGGTAGCGGGATTCGACAGCAAGGTGGATGGTTTCTTCTGGCTGGCGGGTCAAGGCGGCTACGGGATTCAGACCTCCCCTGCCCTTTCGGCACTTTCCGCAGCACTCATCGGGAGACAAGATCCCGAAAGAGCCGTCGAGCCGCTCCTCGCAAAACTATCGCCCGCCCGTTTCGACTGA
- the exbD gene encoding TonB system transport protein ExbD, with product MAGGVRHSASDDELQENHEINVTPFIDVMLVLLIIFMVAAPLATVDINVDLPASTATPATRPEQPLYLTLKEDKSIAVGNETISRETLGSFLDQRTQGDKETRVFLRADRAVDYGALMDLMNGLRDTGYLKIALVGLESVPPRPAPAGEGAE from the coding sequence ATGGCTGGTGGCGTCAGGCATAGCGCGTCGGACGACGAGCTCCAGGAAAATCATGAAATCAACGTGACGCCGTTCATTGATGTCATGCTGGTCCTGCTCATTATTTTCATGGTGGCAGCGCCCCTGGCGACTGTCGATATCAATGTCGACCTGCCAGCCTCGACGGCAACGCCCGCGACGCGTCCCGAGCAACCGCTCTACCTGACGCTCAAGGAAGACAAGTCCATCGCAGTCGGCAACGAAACGATTTCGCGTGAAACACTTGGCAGTTTTCTCGATCAACGCACGCAGGGCGACAAGGAAACCCGGGTCTTTCTTCGCGCCGACCGGGCAGTCGACTATGGTGCCTTGATGGATCTGATGAACGGCCTACGCGACACAGGCTATCTCAAGATAGCGCTTGTCGGTCTGGAAAGTGTTCCTCCCCGACCCGCACCGGCCGGTGAGGGCGCCGAATAG
- a CDS encoding carbon-nitrogen hydrolase family protein encodes MMRVAALQMHSVSGDVQANLGRIERAAVEAAGGAAELLIAPELCITGYGAGEAITALAETANGDQIKALQAISSANSIAIVAGFAERDGADIYNSAAFVNGHATPAIYRKSHLYGDYERSFFKPETPVNCIVELGGLRLGMLICYDVEFPENVRRLALAGVEGVLVPTALPAGPSGTFIANHMIQTRAFENQIFVAYINHAGADERFTFAGNSRIAAPDGSLIAACTDDTEQLIFAEIDPGAFAASIAGNPYLKDRGSV; translated from the coding sequence ATGATGCGTGTGGCAGCTCTGCAAATGCATTCGGTCTCCGGTGACGTGCAAGCCAATCTTGGGCGCATCGAACGAGCGGCTGTTGAAGCAGCTGGAGGCGCCGCTGAGCTTTTGATTGCGCCAGAACTTTGCATCACGGGTTATGGCGCGGGAGAGGCAATCACCGCATTGGCGGAAACGGCGAATGGCGATCAGATCAAGGCGTTGCAGGCCATTTCGTCGGCGAATAGTATCGCCATTGTTGCGGGGTTTGCGGAGCGCGATGGAGCGGATATTTACAACAGCGCCGCATTTGTAAATGGCCACGCCACACCTGCGATCTATCGCAAATCGCATCTTTACGGCGATTATGAGCGATCGTTCTTCAAGCCGGAAACGCCCGTTAATTGTATTGTCGAACTGGGCGGTCTGAGGCTCGGCATGCTGATCTGTTACGATGTGGAATTCCCCGAGAACGTCCGCCGGCTCGCCCTTGCCGGAGTTGAGGGCGTGCTGGTGCCGACAGCTCTCCCTGCCGGCCCATCCGGAACGTTTATCGCCAACCACATGATTCAGACTCGCGCGTTCGAGAACCAGATTTTTGTCGCCTACATCAACCATGCCGGTGCTGATGAACGGTTTACCTTTGCCGGCAACTCACGAATTGCCGCGCCCGATGGCAGTCTGATCGCAGCCTGCACCGATGACACGGAACAGTTGATCTTTGCGGAGATCGATCCTGGCGCCTTCGCCGCGTCCATCGCCGGCAATCCTTACCTCAAGGACCGGGGTTCAGTATGA
- a CDS encoding ABC transporter substrate-binding protein → MKLLAIATAALMAATVIPAASAEISDGKVKIGILNDQSGVYADFGGKWSYEAAKMAAEDFGGKVLDAPIEIITADHQNKPDIASNIARQWYDTEQVDSIMELTTSSVALAVQGISKEKKKIDLVTGAATTELTGKQCSPYGFHWAYDTHALAVGTGGALVSQGGDSWFFLTADYAFGYSLEEQTAKFVTSKGGKVVGSVRHPLATTDYSSFLLQAQSSGAKVIGLANAGLDTANAIKQAAEFGIVSGGQRLAALLFTLSEVNGLGLEAAQGLTLTESFYWDRDDQSREFGQKYFKRTGRMPNMIQAATYSGVTQYLKAIQKAGTDDTEKVAAAMHEMPVDDVFGRGAKVGPNGRLISDVYLMEVKKPDESKAPWDYYKVLATVPGDEAYIKPAESGCPLVK, encoded by the coding sequence ATGAAGTTACTAGCAATTGCAACTGCTGCCCTCATGGCAGCCACGGTCATTCCTGCAGCAAGCGCCGAGATTTCCGATGGCAAGGTCAAGATCGGCATCCTGAACGATCAGTCTGGTGTATATGCGGACTTTGGCGGCAAGTGGTCTTACGAAGCGGCAAAGATGGCGGCCGAAGATTTCGGCGGCAAGGTGCTTGATGCGCCCATTGAAATCATCACAGCCGATCACCAGAACAAACCGGACATCGCCTCCAATATCGCCCGCCAGTGGTACGACACGGAACAGGTCGACTCCATCATGGAACTGACGACTTCCTCGGTGGCGCTTGCCGTTCAGGGCATTTCCAAAGAGAAAAAGAAGATCGACCTCGTGACTGGCGCGGCCACGACGGAGCTGACAGGCAAGCAATGCTCGCCTTATGGTTTCCATTGGGCGTATGACACCCATGCGCTTGCCGTCGGTACCGGCGGCGCTTTAGTCTCGCAGGGTGGCGACAGCTGGTTCTTCCTTACTGCGGATTATGCGTTCGGCTATTCACTGGAGGAGCAAACTGCCAAATTCGTCACCTCCAAGGGTGGTAAGGTCGTCGGCTCCGTACGTCATCCACTCGCGACGACGGATTATTCCTCATTCCTGCTGCAGGCTCAGTCATCCGGTGCCAAGGTCATTGGTCTCGCCAACGCCGGGCTCGATACCGCCAACGCCATCAAGCAGGCCGCTGAATTCGGTATCGTCTCAGGCGGTCAGCGCCTCGCAGCGCTACTGTTCACCCTTTCCGAGGTGAATGGTCTCGGCCTTGAGGCGGCGCAAGGGCTGACCCTCACCGAAAGCTTCTATTGGGATCGCGACGATCAATCGCGTGAGTTCGGCCAGAAGTACTTCAAGCGCACCGGCCGCATGCCGAACATGATTCAGGCGGCGACATATTCCGGCGTTACGCAGTATCTGAAGGCCATCCAAAAGGCTGGAACGGACGACACCGAAAAAGTCGCGGCAGCGATGCACGAAATGCCGGTCGACGACGTTTTTGGACGCGGTGCAAAGGTCGGCCCCAATGGCCGTCTGATCAGCGACGTCTATCTGATGGAAGTCAAGAAGCCGGATGAAAGCAAAGCACCTTGGGACTACTACAAGGTTCTCGCCACGGTTCCGGGTGACGAAGCTTATATCAAGCCGGCCGAAAGCGGCTGCCCACTGGTTAAATAA
- a CDS encoding LysR family transcriptional regulator has translation MRQFTWDDLQYFLAVARTGQLTTAARRLRTNHVTVSRRIDRLEEALSARLFERNPRGYILTALGEKLIESAEIVEREADRFQNEASGGTISLSGVVRLSILEGFANFFLADRLPLMAQSYPSLSIEMVTIQQIVSLSRREADLSITLHATRTGPYHQEKLMPYRLFIYGSKDYLSRHPEIKQQSDLSNHQFIGYIEDMIFTPGLDYMREILPGLRPSYQSSSIFAQLSATRSGFGLCILPYYIACKYPELVPVMPRQLHLNRDYWLICHEDIVSTPRIRVLSNFIRSELENQAAIFGGQPLLA, from the coding sequence ATGCGGCAGTTTACCTGGGACGATCTGCAATATTTTCTCGCGGTTGCGCGTACCGGACAATTGACCACTGCAGCGCGAAGGCTGCGCACCAATCATGTCACTGTTTCAAGGCGGATCGACCGGCTGGAAGAAGCATTGTCGGCACGGCTGTTCGAGCGCAATCCGCGTGGTTATATCCTGACGGCACTCGGCGAAAAGCTGATCGAGTCTGCCGAAATAGTGGAGCGCGAGGCCGACCGATTCCAGAACGAGGCTTCCGGGGGAACGATTTCTCTCAGTGGCGTCGTCCGCCTCAGCATCTTGGAAGGTTTTGCCAATTTCTTTTTGGCTGACCGGCTGCCGCTGATGGCGCAGTCTTATCCAAGTCTCTCCATTGAAATGGTGACGATCCAGCAGATCGTGTCGCTATCGCGGCGCGAGGCGGATTTGTCGATAACGCTGCACGCAACACGGACGGGCCCGTACCATCAGGAAAAGCTGATGCCCTACCGCCTGTTCATCTATGGATCGAAGGACTACCTCTCCCGTCATCCGGAGATCAAGCAGCAGTCAGACCTCTCCAATCACCAGTTCATTGGCTATATCGAAGACATGATCTTCACGCCGGGCCTCGATTACATGCGCGAGATCTTGCCGGGGTTGCGCCCGTCATACCAGAGTTCCAGCATCTTTGCGCAGCTCAGCGCGACACGATCAGGTTTCGGACTGTGCATCCTGCCCTACTACATCGCCTGCAAATATCCCGAGTTAGTGCCGGTCATGCCGAGGCAGCTGCATCTCAACCGGGATTATTGGCTGATTTGCCACGAGGATATCGTCAGCACGCCGCGCATCCGGGTCTTGAGTAACTTCATCAGATCAGAACTCGAGAACCAGGCTGCGATCTTTGGCGGCCAGCCGCTTCTTGCCTGA